The following coding sequences lie in one Alosa sapidissima isolate fAloSap1 chromosome 15, fAloSap1.pri, whole genome shotgun sequence genomic window:
- the LOC121683452 gene encoding olfactory receptor 52E8-like, translating into MNESSTRDTLTFTVYLDIGSARYVLLAIVILIYFATVLANVTLMLLIFLDTSLHKPMYIFVFSLILNGLIGSTAVWPMVMKILLTNTPLISYEGCLIQTFIIITYGACNYSMLTVMAYDRFVSIFKPLQYHTIMTPKKVMQLLFVANFSPTALMFFQICLSSQLTLCRYKINKLYCDNLAITRLSCGDSQAIKHQVSNLYGIVNIILIVALPVVLILLSYVKIIMLSFKASRNARQKTFETCFPHIIIFINFSLVTLFSLLYNRFNEYLPGQVNILNSINYILVPPLLHPIIYGLKTQEIRQRFSRAWRKTVRNHVNLL; encoded by the coding sequence ATGAATGAATCCTCCACCAGGGATACTTTAACTTTCACAGTTTATTTGGACATAGGCTCAGCCAGATATGTATTACTTGCTATTGTTATCTTGATATACTTTGCCACTGTATTAGCCAATGTTACTCTCATGCTGTTGATTTTCCTAGATACATCCCTACACAAGCCtatgtatatatttgtatttaGTTTAATCTTAAATGGGCTGATAGGGAGTACTGCTGTTTGGCCAATGGTTATGAAGATATTATTGACAAACACCCCTCTGATCTCATATGAAGGATGTCTCATCCAAACGTTTATCATTATAACCTATGGAGCTTGCAACTACTCCATGTTGACAGTGATGGCTTATGACAGATTTGTGTCCATATTTAAGCCTTTGCAGTACCATACCATCATGACCCCAAAGAAAGTAATGCAGCTGTTGTTTGTTGCAAACTTCAGTCCTACAGCTTTAATGTTTTTCCAAATATGCCTATCTTCTCAGCTAACATTGTGCAGATACAAAATCAATAAGTTATACTGTGATAATTTAGCCATTACCCGGTTATCATGTGGTGACAGTCAAGCCATTAAACATCAAGTTAGCAACCTATATGGTATAGTTAACATTATACTTATTGTAGCCCTGCCAGTAGTTCTCATTTTGTTGTCTTATGTTAAAATTATAATGCTCAGCTTCAAAGCTTCAAGGAACGCAAGACAGAAAACATTTGAAACCTGCTTTCCACACATTATCATTTTTATAAATTTCTCACTGGTAACACTGTTCTCTCTCCTATATAACCGCTTCAATGAGTACTTACCAGGACAGGTCAACATTCTCAACTCAATCAATTATATTCTTGTTCCACCATTGTTGCATCCAATAATATATGGTTTAAAAACACAGGAAATAAGACAAAGGTTCTCAAGAGCCTGGAGAAAAACTGTTCGCAATCATGTCAATTTGCTCTAA